The genomic region TCGCCGGGGTTCCACGTCGCGAGGCGCTCGAACGACGAGCCGGAGACGTCGATGATGTCGAGGTCGTAGCCGCCGGTGAGGTAGGCCACACCGTCGACCAGGTGGGAGTTGTGGTTACCGTGGCTGGGCGTCTCGAACCAGTCGCCGACCTGCTCGGGGTTGGCCGGGTCGGAGACGTCGAACACGAAGATACCCCGGGGACCGCCGTTCTGTGCGGCCGTCGGGACCAGCACGCGGTCGTTCTCGTACTTCACGTCGAGGACCTCCCGTACGCTGTCCCCGTCCGGGTCGGTGAGGCCGGCGGCGTCACCCAGTATCGAGAGGTCGCTCGGGTCGGAGATATCGACCGAGACGAACCCGGAGCCGACCGCGACGTAGGCGACGGTGGCGTCTTCGTTCACGACGGCCTCGGCCGCGCCGTCGAGTTCGATGCTGTCGAGGGGTTCGTAGCCGGCCTGTTGGTCGGTCGCGCCAGCTGCTGCACCGCCGAGCAGCGGGAGCGCGAGCGCACCGGCACCGGCTCGCAGCAGTGTCCGTCTATCGATTCGTGAGGGGGACTCGTCCATGGTCCGGGTGACCCCTGTAGAAAGATAAATCTGTCCGAACCCCTGTGAAAGATACTGATTTTCGACTGTCAGTCGTCCCGTCGGCGGCGGAACCGGGCCGCGCCGAGCCCGAGGCCGGCGACCGTCGCGAGGATGCCGAAGCCAGGGGTACTGCCTTCGCTGTCGGCCGCGGTGCCGGTCGGGGTCGCCGTGTCGGTGTCCGCCTGGGTCGTGGTCGTCTCGGTCGGGTCGCTTGTCGTGGGCTGGGCCGTCGTCTGCTCGGTCGTGGTCGGCTGGGCCGTCGTGGTGGTCGTCTGTGACTCCTTGCTCACGTAGTCGGGCCAGTCGCTCTCGGTGACGATGCTCGTGTTCGAGGGCGCAGTGAACACACCCGGCGGGTCCGCCATCTCGCCGGCGGTGTCGGGGAACGTCATGAGGCCACCCGTGGTGTCCTGGCCGGGGCCCATGTTGCCGGCGACGAAGAAGTCGCGGTCGCCCGCGGCCTTCGCGCCCCAGAACTGCGTCGACTCGGGGTCGCGCCACCAGGTGATGCGTTCCGGGCTGGCGGGGTCCGAGACGTCGTGGATCATCACGCCGCCGTAGTACCAGCTGGTGTAGAGGCGACCGTCGCGCACGTCGAAGTTGTGGGAGGTGGTGAACTTCCCCTGGAAGCTCTCGTCGGCGGAGCCGGGGGCGCGGATGGTCGTGAGCTCCTCGGGGTTGGTCTTGTCGCTGATGTCCCAGACGTCGATACCGGAGGCCCCACGGGTCTCGTCGTCCGGGTGCATGTCCCAGGACTCGGCACCGATGTACAGCGTCTCCGCGTCGTCGTCGACCGTGACGTAGTGGTTGTTGCCCGCCGGCTGGATGCCGATACGGCTGAAGTCCTCCTGTTTCAGCTGGGAGAGCTTCGCGGCATCGAGGCCGCCCAGCCGGGAGACGACCTCGGGGTTGGCTTTGTCCGAGATGTCGACGATGAACGTCCCGGCTTCCCAGTTCGCGAAGTAGGCGTAGTCACCCTGCACGTACAGGTCGTGCAGGCTGCGGAGCCAGCCGTGGACGTCTTGCCACTTCTCGTCGTGGTCGATGATGCCGAACTCGCTGACCTCGCTGAAGCTGTCCTCGGACACGTCGAAGATGCGCATCGTCTCGCGGTCGAAGTCGCTCCGGGTGAGGTAGGCGTGGCCGTCTGCGAGGAACGAGTTGTGGATGGGGTGGTCGACCTTCTGCACCGCGAGCTGTTCCGGGTTCGCGGGGTCGGACACGTCGTACAGCAGGGCGGCCTTGACGAGCTTGTCGCGGCTCGGGCCGTTGGGACCGACAACGAGCAGGCGGTCACCGTCGGCCTTCACGTCGGCGACCATCTTCATCGGGCCGTTCTCGGCGTCGGCGAGGAGGTCGCGCTGCTCGGACACGACGGTGGGGCTCGCCGGGTCGGTCACGTCGACGGCGGCGAAGCCGCTGCCGGCGGCGACGTAGGCGGTCTTCCCGTCGTCGCTGACGGTCACTTCCTGGGTCCCGTCGACGGTAGCACTGCCGAGAGGAGCGTACGATTCGGTAGGGAGGGCGGTTGCGACGGAGCCGACGGCGCTCGCCGCGAGCACGCCGGCACCCGTTCGCAGGACGTCTCTGCGTCGCATACCGCCACGGACGATTTGTGCACCTGAAAAACTGCTGTAATGTAAGTCGCTGTTTGTGTTATGGGCTCACACGATTCCGGGTGCCGAGCCTGTCGGTTCCCCGGTGGCTACCGCCGGAGCTTGGACCGGTCGCCGGTCCCCGCGGTCAGGGCGCTGGCGAGTGCCCCCTTGACGACGACGTCGTCGCCGAGGGTGGTCAGCTGGATGTCGGGGACGTTCGTCATCACCATGTCGTCGACCCGCTCGCGGATGGGATCGAGCACCATCTCGGTGTTGTTGAGCGCGACCGCGCCGCCGATGTAGACGACGATGGGTGCGAACGAGTGGACGACGTTGGTGACGCCGATGGCGTTCCAGTGCGAGAACTGGTCGACGACGTGGCTGGCGAACTCGTCGTCGTGGGCGTGTTCGAACACGTCTTTCGCGGAGAAATCGGGGTCGTCGAGTGGCAGGGCCGTTTCGAATTCGGGGTCGTCGTCGGCGAGAAGTCGGGCGTAGCGTGGAATGTTGTTTCCAGAACAGTACGCCTCCCAGTGTCCGTCTTTGCCACAGCCGCAGGTGAGTCGTCCCTGTGGGTCGACGACGTAGTGCCCGACCTCACCGGCGTTCCCGTCCCAGCCGTCGACGACCTTGCCGTCGATGCAGACACCCGCGCCGATACCCGAGGAGATGGTGATGTACACCATGTCGTCGGGGTTGCGGTCGGCGAAGAAGCGCTGGCCGATA from Haloarchaeobius sp. HME9146 harbors:
- a CDS encoding ROK family protein gives rise to the protein MATYAGVDLGATNVRAVVGDDDARIIGSYRTKTPQGPTGIDVTEAVLDTLRRACADAGVEPTDVYATGIGAAGPLDLAQGTLENPPNLPDTVERVPLTGPVEQLVDSERVYLHNDTNAGCIGQRFFADRNPDDMVYITISSGIGAGVCIDGKVVDGWDGNAGEVGHYVVDPQGRLTCGCGKDGHWEAYCSGNNIPRYARLLADDDPEFETALPLDDPDFSAKDVFEHAHDDEFASHVVDQFSHWNAIGVTNVVHSFAPIVVYIGGAVALNNTEMVLDPIRERVDDMVMTNVPDIQLTTLGDDVVVKGALASALTAGTGDRSKLRR
- a CDS encoding LVIVD repeat-containing protein, whose translation is MRRRDVLRTGAGVLAASAVGSVATALPTESYAPLGSATVDGTQEVTVSDDGKTAYVAAGSGFAAVDVTDPASPTVVSEQRDLLADAENGPMKMVADVKADGDRLLVVGPNGPSRDKLVKAALLYDVSDPANPEQLAVQKVDHPIHNSFLADGHAYLTRSDFDRETMRIFDVSEDSFSEVSEFGIIDHDEKWQDVHGWLRSLHDLYVQGDYAYFANWEAGTFIVDISDKANPEVVSRLGGLDAAKLSQLKQEDFSRIGIQPAGNNHYVTVDDDAETLYIGAESWDMHPDDETRGASGIDVWDISDKTNPEELTTIRAPGSADESFQGKFTTSHNFDVRDGRLYTSWYYGGVMIHDVSDPASPERITWWRDPESTQFWGAKAAGDRDFFVAGNMGPGQDTTGGLMTFPDTAGEMADPPGVFTAPSNTSIVTESDWPDYVSKESQTTTTTAQPTTTEQTTAQPTTSDPTETTTTQADTDTATPTGTAADSEGSTPGFGILATVAGLGLGAARFRRRRDD